Proteins found in one Carcharodon carcharias isolate sCarCar2 chromosome 8, sCarCar2.pri, whole genome shotgun sequence genomic segment:
- the tlr22 gene encoding toll-like receptor 22 — translation MHCSQLNRKYSQIAVLTMHFTEVLLVLVSFHLDLELQVMSFSLHDCQVHGSLLVSTNLKVLCYKMNLDMVPRYLPTSTKNLDLSENRMASLQKSSFDHLPQLQVLNISKNSISDIAEETFGSVKNLSFLNLGYNRLTALTKSMLSGLGNLTTLLLNNNIIQTIEPDAFVSLINVKTINLNSNMLNRLEEVSCVFNAVAAEKLQIGDNGLVNFSTQSISFVSKTLMELDISKNPFAVCNITTGVLGNLLSLDLSFAGGNQSVVLHVEDGSYLKGMKKLALGGIHMPPSEIRALLVSIRNVSLEDIQLNNLQLQATNLLLLEICILHQHLSVLNLTGNSLNPLNGDVFSACVRLEDLDLSKNKLRDISSSLFNNSVALRLLSLANNELTVIPKAILGTCNLESLDLSFNQIDRIDSHDFTTLDKLKQLFLVGNKITQVASSSFSGLLQLTELQLGNNYLLEIANFSSSLKRLKILNLNCNKLNVIKQHTFSHLQNLRHLNLIDNQLSNLHNESFDGLSNLEQLLLGSNRLTVDILRGHVFSPVKSLEVLQLFDNFLTYPSSKKLDRAPFTSLKSLHYLAINSQGHNGLQHFPLNFLEGLHSLKELHAGNIVINYLDSDTFYYAPNISFLDLSSNVFQSISPSLLLQLPALTELHLNKVGLQNLDFLKYVRLINLKLIRATGNQIGLVNQAQIEAVPSLTFLDLRDNPFMCACNNSWFQKWSLSGNKTQVIYFDRFTCTYPPNLKGTKLINFNSNSCVVHFEFLFYISSSTVIILTIIVSFTYHFWRWHVVYAYYLLLAFIYDNNRKTGRNKRYKYDAFISYNAHDEHWVLNQLLPNLEGNNEWTLCLHHRDFEPGRPIIDNIVDNIYQSRKTICVISRHFLESEWCSAEIQVASFRLFDERKDVLILVFLEDIPSHQLSPYHRIRKLVKKTTYLQWPQHQEETSLFWHKLRIALKTAK, via the coding sequence ATGCACTGTAGCCAATTGAACCGAAAGTATTCACAGATCGCCGTCTTAACCATGCATTTTACTGAAGTTTTATTAGTTTTAGTTTCCTTTCATCTTGATTTAGAACTTCAAGTTATGAGTTTCTCGCTGCATGATTGCCAAGTACATGGCTCCTTACTTGTTAGCACAAATTTGAAAGTATTATGTTACAAGATGAACTTGGACATGGTCCCACGGTACCTTCCAACCAGTACAAAAAACCTGGATTTGTCCGAAAACAGAATGGCGAGTCTGCAGAAATCCAGCTTCGATCACTTGCCGCAACTGCAAGTATTGAACATTTCAAAAAACAGCATTAGTGATATTGCGGAGGAGACCTTCGGGAGCGTAAAGAATCTATCTTTCCTGAATCTTGGTTACAATAGGCTAACCGCATTAACCAAAAGCatgctgagtggcttggggaATCTCACAACATTGTTATTGAACAACAACATTATTCAAACTATCGAACCTGATGCCTTTGTCAGCTTGATAAATGTGAAAACCATCAATTTAAACTCTAACATGTTAAAtcgtttggaggaagtgagttgtGTATTTAACGCCGTTGCTGCAGAAAAATTGCAGATAGGAGACAATGGTTTGGTTAATTTCTCGACCCAGAGTATCTCTTTTGTGTCGAAAACGCTAATGGAATTGGACATATCGAAGAATCCTTTCGCAGTCTGCAATATAACAACTGGTGTTCTGGGCAATCTCCTTTCTCTGGATCTCTCATTTGCCGGAGGCAATCAATCGGTCGTGTTGCACGTTGAAGATGGATCTTATTTAAAAGGGATGAAGAAATTAGCTTTAGGAGGAATTCATATGCCACCATCAGAGATACGGGCGCTCCTTGTAAGCATAAGAAATGTGTCACTGGAGGATATTCAATTAAACAATTTGCAATTGCAGGCGACAAATCTCCTCCTGTTGGAAATCTGCATTTTACACCAACATTTAAGTGTTTTAAATCTGACCGGAAATAGTCTCAACCCCTTGAATGGCGATGTCTTTAGTGCATGTGTACGCTTAGAGGACTTAGATTTATCAAAAAATAAATTAAGAGATATCTCAAGCTCTTTATTCAACAATTCAGTTGCTTTAAGACTATTGTCCCTAGCTAACAACGAACTTACCGTGATTCCTAAAGCCATTTTGGGCACCTGCAATTTGGAAAGCCTGGATCTCAGTTTCAATCAAATTGACCGTATTGATTCTCACGATTTCACTACCCTTGATAAACTCAAACAGCTGTTTCTTGTCGGAAATAAAATCACTCAAGTTGCATCATCTTCATTTTCTGGGCTTCTTCAATTAACTGAACTACAGTTGGGCAATAATTATCTGCTAGAAATAGCCAACTTCTCATCCAGTCTGAAGAGGCTGAAAATTCTTAATCTTAATTGCAACAAACTGAATGTTATTAAGCAGCACACATTCAGCCATTTGCAGAATTTGCGTCATCTCAATTTGATTGATAATCAGTTATCCAATCTGCATAACGAAAGCTTTGATGGGCTTTCAAATCTAGAACAATTGCTATTGGGATCCAACAGACTAACGGTTGACATTCTAAGAGGTCATGTATTTTCACCAGTTAAGTCCTTGGAGGTACTTCAACTATTTGACAACTTTCTCACCTATCCGTCTTCAAAGAAGCTAGACAGAGCACCGTTTACTTCGCTGAAGTCCTTGCACTACCTTGCGATAAATAGCCAGGGTCATAATGGTCTCCAGCATTTCCCTTTAAATTTCCTAGAAGGACTACATTCTTTGAAGGAGCTCCATGCAGGAAATATTGTCATTAATTATCTTGATTCCGATACTTTTTACTATGCGCCAAACATTTCTTTCCTGGACTTGAGCAGCAATGTTTTCCAATCCATTAGTCCTAGTCTGCTTCTGCAATTACCTGCCTTAACTGAACTTCATCTCAATAAAGTCGGGTTGCAGAATCTAGACTTCCTGAAATATGTAAGGCTGATCAATTTGAAACTCATAAGGGCTACGGGTAATCAAATTGGTCTTGTAAACCAAGCACAGATCGAAGCAGTACCATCACTCACATTTTTGGACCTTAGGGACAACCCTTTTATGTGTGCGTGTAATAATTCTTGGTTTCAAAAGTGGTCCCTTTCAGGCAATAAAACTCAAGTGATATACTTCGATCGGTTCACATGTACTTACCCACCTAATCTTAAAGGGACGAAACTGATTAATTTTAATTCAAATTCTTGTGTTGTCCATTTTGAGTTTCTGTTCTACATTTCATCATCTACAGTCATAATACTGACAATAATAGTAAGTTTTACCTATCATTTTTGGAGATGGCATGTTGTATATGCATATTACCTCCTCTTAGCATTCATTTATGATAATAATCGTAAGACAGGACGAAACAAACGCTACAAGTATGATGCCTTTATTTCTTATAACGCGCATGATGAGCACTGGGTACTAAACCAGCTGTTGCCCAATCTGGAAGGCAACAATGAATGGACATTATGTCTCCACCACCGAGATTTCGAACCTGGGAGACCGATCATTGATAATATTGTGGACAACATTTATCAGAGCAGGAAAACAATCTGTGTAATCAGTCGCCACTTTTTGGAAAGTGAATGGTGTTCCGCAGAAATTCAGGTGGCGAGTTTTCGGCTTTTTGATGAACGGAAAGATGTACTGATTTTGGTGTTTCTAGAGGACATACCGTCCCATCAACTTTCCCCATATCACAGAATAAGGAAACTGGTGAAAAAGACAACGTATTTGCAATGGCCTCAACATCAAGAGGAGACATCTTTGTTTTGGCATAAACTTCGTATAGCATTGAAAACTGCCAAATAA